Proteins from a single region of Ziziphus jujuba cultivar Dongzao chromosome 1, ASM3175591v1:
- the LOC125420647 gene encoding probable pectin methylesterase CGR3, with translation FLCTVEVQRAIPILAKAYGDSMHKILHVGPDTCSVVSKLLKEKETEASGVEPYDIEDANRNCKALVKKAIVPIADIKFPLPYRPKSFSLVIVSDALEYLSPRYLNKTLPDLARVSIDGLVIFTGSPGHRKAKVSESKYGRVAKMRSSSWWVKYFVQTSLEENEATIKKFEHAATKMSCLKMPNFLPYAIPLTF, from the exons TTTTTATGCACGGTGGAGGTCCAACGAGCAATTCCCATTCTAGCAAAAGCATATGGTGACAGCATGCACAAAATTCTACATGTTGGCCCTGATACTTGTTCAGTGGTTTCTAAATTGCTAAAGGAGAAAGAAACTGAAGCCTCGGGTGTGGAACCATATGACATAGAGGATGCTAATAGAAACTGCAAAGCCCTTGTGAAGAAAGCCATTGTGCCTATTGCCGACATCAAGTTTCCACTTCCATACAGGCCAAAATCATTTTCTCTTGTAATTGTTTCAGATGCATTGGAATATTTGTCTCCTAGGTACCTTAACAAGACCCTCCCAGATCTGGCAAGGGTATCTATTGATGGGCTTGTGATCTTTACAG GCTCTCCTGGTCATCGGAAAGCTAAAGTTTCAGAATCCAAATATGGAAGGGTG GCTAAGATGAGGAGTTCATCCTGGTGGGTCAAGTATTTTGTTCAGACTAGCTTGGAGGAGAATGAAGCTACTATCAAGAAGTTTGAGCATGCAGCGACAAAGATGTCATGTCTCAAAATGCCAAATTTTTTACCTTATGCCATTCCAttaacattttga
- the LOC112492896 gene encoding cucumber peeling cupredoxin, which translates to MAKQMGLMGLGCFIFMMVALQINGASATTYVVGDSLGWTVPPNTSFYTEWSSSKTFHIGDEVLFNWTGNHNVAEVSSLAEYENCVNPGIVIGSPVTANLLENGSRFFICTVDDHCEAGQKVIITVGSPTNTSSTASPAPSPSSASSLSFGVIFTVLTSVVAYFFA; encoded by the exons ATGGCTAAGCAAATGGGTTTGATGGGGTTGGGCTGCTTCATCTTTATGATGGTAGCACTTCAAATTAATGGTGCAAGTGCAACCACGTACGTGGTCGGAGACAGCTTGGGTTGGACTGTTCCTCCAAATACCTCTTTCTACACCGAGTGGTCTAGCTCCAAGACTTTCCATATTGGGGACGaagttt TGTTCAACTGGACCGGAAATCACAACGTGGCAGAAGTATCATCACTAGCTGAATACGAAAACTGCGTAAACCCAGGAATTGTTATTGGGTCACCAGTAACAGCAAACCTTTTGGAAAACGGTTCTCGCTTCTTCATCTGCACCGTTGATGACCACTGCGAAGCTGGACAGAAAGTCATAATCACCGTTGGATCACCAACAAATACCTCCTCTACAGCTAGCCCTGCTCCTTCACCAAGCTCTGCTTCATCTTTGAGTTTTGGTGTTATATTCACTGTTTTAACCTCCGTGGTTGCTTATTTCTTCGCTTAG